In Terriglobia bacterium, one genomic interval encodes:
- a CDS encoding glutamyl-tRNA reductase, giving the protein MLVLVGLNHRSAPLAVREKLGFSESELPLAVERLVTGEAVEEGIIVSTCNRVEVIARTRDGHSGAAAVKEFLAREHGVSLDDVGKFTYEFEESEAVRHLFRVVSGLDSMV; this is encoded by the coding sequence ATGCTGGTCCTCGTCGGCCTCAACCACAGGAGCGCTCCCCTCGCGGTCAGGGAGAAGTTGGGATTCTCCGAGTCGGAGTTGCCGCTGGCGGTGGAGCGGTTGGTGACGGGGGAGGCGGTCGAGGAGGGGATCATCGTCTCCACCTGCAACCGGGTGGAGGTCATCGCCCGGACGAGGGACGGACACTCGGGCGCGGCGGCGGTCAAGGAGTTCCTGGCCCGTGAGCACGGCGTCTCCCTCGACGACGTGGGCAAGTTCACCTACGAGTTCGAGGAGAGCGAGGCGGTCCGCCACCTGTTTCGCGTGGTGTCCGGCCTCGATTCCATGGT
- the ccsA gene encoding cytochrome c biogenesis protein CcsA, with translation MGLVLLPLSLIAYFNGIFLAYTAMARRSGPAQRGAEASFALAWLLQLGAIVYEGTRVGYFPLTSAGGFLLVLSWIVLTLYLLVALRWRITQAGLILPPLGALMALVALLIPARGVALPPAQQKGWFGFHVGISVLGMGALCVAFAMALIYLMQDRALKAKRAPKLMERLPSLATCDRIGYHAVLWGFPLLTVGIATGQVVLWSKYGTVWMGGAKQIFPILAWAVLAVLLYARLVRGFRGRKSAYLTIAGFALGLLTVLGMTR, from the coding sequence GTGGGACTCGTCCTCCTGCCCCTTTCGCTCATCGCGTACTTCAACGGGATCTTCCTCGCGTACACGGCGATGGCGAGGAGATCGGGACCGGCGCAGCGGGGCGCCGAGGCGTCGTTCGCCCTCGCCTGGCTGCTCCAGCTGGGCGCCATCGTCTACGAAGGGACCCGGGTCGGCTACTTCCCGCTGACCAGCGCCGGTGGCTTCCTGCTGGTGCTGAGCTGGATCGTCCTCACGCTCTACCTCCTGGTGGCCCTGCGCTGGCGAATCACGCAGGCGGGCCTGATCCTGCCGCCGCTCGGGGCCCTGATGGCGTTGGTGGCGCTCCTGATCCCCGCGCGCGGGGTCGCGCTCCCTCCGGCGCAGCAGAAGGGGTGGTTCGGGTTCCACGTGGGAATCTCGGTTCTGGGGATGGGGGCGCTCTGCGTCGCCTTCGCCATGGCGCTGATCTACCTCATGCAGGACCGCGCGCTCAAGGCCAAGCGCGCTCCGAAACTCATGGAGCGGCTCCCCTCGCTCGCGACCTGCGATCGCATCGGGTACCACGCGGTGCTCTGGGGATTCCCGCTCCTGACCGTGGGGATCGCGACGGGGCAGGTCGTGCTCTGGTCCAAGTACGGGACCGTCTGGATGGGGGGGGCGAAGCAGATCTTCCCGATCCTCGCGTGGGCGGTGCTCGCGGTGCTCCTCTACGCCCGGCTCGTCAGGGGCTTCAGGGGGAGGAAGTCGGCGTACCTGACGATCGCCGGTTTCGCCCTGGGTCTCCTCACCGTGCTCGGGATGACGCGCTGA